A region from the Triticum urartu cultivar G1812 chromosome 1, Tu2.1, whole genome shotgun sequence genome encodes:
- the LOC125538151 gene encoding non-specific lipid-transfer protein 2-like produces the protein MKYLTQLMVALLAFWAVVLMVAPAGAEAATCDALQLSPCAGAIVGNAAPTAVCCSRMEAQRPCMCQYARDPNLKQYVNSPNGKKVLAACKVPVPSC, from the coding sequence ATGAAGTACCTGACCCAGCTGATGGTGGCGCTCCTGGCCTTCTGGGCGGTGGTGCTGATGGTGGCCCCGGCAGGCGCCGAGGCGGCGACGTGCGACGCGCTGCAGCTCAGCCCGTGTGCGGGCGCGATCGTCGGGAACGCGGCGCCGACGGCGGTGTGCTGCAGCAGGATGGAGGCGCAGAGGCCGTGCATGTGCCAGTACGCGCGCGACCCCAACCTGAAGCAGTACGTCAACTCCCCCAACGGCAAGAAGGTCCTGGCCGCCTGCAAGGTGCCCGTGCCATCCTGCTAA
- the LOC125538162 gene encoding non-specific lipid-transfer protein 2-like has translation MAAAKATLVCFMVMALATALLAVPGAVEGATCSPTQLTPCAPAIIGNAAPSAACCGKLKAHPASCLCKYKKDPNLQRYVNSPNGKKVFAACKLRLPSC, from the coding sequence atggcggcggcgaaggcCACCCTCGTCTGCTTCATGGTCATGGCTCTCGCGACGGCGCTGCTGGCAGTGCCGGGCGCGGTGGAGGGGGCAACGTGCAGCCCGACGCAGCTGACCCCGTGCGCGCCGGCCATCATCGGGAACGCGGCGCCGAGCGCGGCGTGCTGCGGGAAGCTCAAGGCGCACCCGGCGAGCTGCCTGTGCAAGTACAAGAAGGACCCCAACCTGCAGCGCTACGTCAACTCCCCCAACGGCAAGAAGGTCTTCGCCGCGTGCAAGCTGCGCCTGCCAAGCTGCTGA